Below is a genomic region from Glaciihabitans sp. INWT7.
GCACGAATGTCACGATGGAATTCACGCTCGTGTCACTCCTCCGCTCACAACCTCCGAGATCTCAGAACGCAGAATATCCCAGCCAGCCTGCGCTGAGCCTGGCAATGCACGGATCACGATCTCGGTGCCCGGTGCAAGTTGGGGAAGAGCCGTGAAACTCAGTGCCTTGAGACGCCGCCTCACGAGGTTGCGATTCACGGCGATTCCCACATTCTTGGGAACGATGAAACCGAACCGGGGTGCACCAGAGTCGCTGCCCCGCATGATGTAGACCACAGCGTGACGGGTCGACACGCGCCGACCTCGGCGCACGAGGCGTCGATAGTCGTCAGCCCGGACGAGCCGGTTGGCTTTGGCCAACACGGGGGCTCGGCTACGC
It encodes:
- the rnpA gene encoding ribonuclease P protein component, with amino-acid sequence MLAKANRLVRADDYRRLVRRGRRVSTRHAVVYIMRGSDSGAPRFGFIVPKNVGIAVNRNLVRRRLKALSFTALPQLAPGTEIVIRALPGSAQAGWDILRSEISEVVSGGVTRA